The genomic interval AATAATTTTGTTAATAGTGTAGATTTTCAGAAACTTGCAAATATTCAAAAGCATAAAAAAGACTTAAATTATGAAGAAGGGGAAAAAGTAAGAGTATTTTTGAATCAATATGCTATTTCATTGCAAGAAAAGGTACCCGAACTAAAATCTTATAAGTGGAAACTAAATCAAGCATCAACACAAATACAATGGACTGATGACAATGGTTTTAGGTTAAGTTTTTATAAAGGAGATAGTCTTCCCACATCTACACAAATAAATATTACATTCTGGGCAAGTTGGTATGGCGGAATTTTTATAAAAGATAATAAAAATCTTATTTTTAGCAGACCTGAAATAATAGATGACCTTAAAAAAGAATATCCTAATATGGAATTTGCAAAAGATAAGCAACATGTTATGGCTATTCATTTTAAAAATGGTATGCCTAAGGAAAATGAAGTAATAGTTGCTATACAACAATTATTGGCTATTTTAGAAAACATTAAATCGTTAAATGGTAGTAAATCAATAGAAAGCGAAGTATCTACCGAAAATGGAAAAAATATAGCTATACCATTACAAATTGCAATTAAGAAAAAATCAGAGATGCAATCAGTTCTTGGTGTAGAAGCTGTTGCTAATACATTATCTTCTGTTATAGTGAAAGAATTTGATGATAGTGGAATGATGATAGGGATATTTGGAAAATGGGGGAGAGGGAAAACACATTTTTCTCATAGATTATGGGTATCAATAGAAGAAAAAAAATCAAACTATATTCGTGTTTCTTTTTCAGCATGGAAATATCAAGATACAAAAGCATCTTGGGCTTATCTTTATGAAAATATTTTTGCTGCATATCTTGATGATTTAAGAAATGAAAATACATATATTAAAAAATTAAAAAAATGGACTACTAACAATACTTGGCACAAATTAGTAGATAATTTAGATAACTTTTATATTGAAAAGAAAAAAATATTTAAGGGACCGTTCAGAATTCTGTGTCAATCGGGTAAAATAACAAATACCCAAGGACACAGATATGAAGATAGAAATAGACGTAGAGCAATTTGCTCAAGATATTAAAGCCGGCAAGAGTATTGGTGGCTCAAATGGAGCCTTAGGATCACTCATCAAACAGCTAACCGAAGCCGCGCTAGCAGCTGAGATAGATTCGCACCTCTCCCAAGACCTCAATAGAAATCGAAAAAATGGCTATAGTTCAAAGACTATGAAAAGCGATCATGGTGCCTTTGAACTTGATGTTCCAAGAGACCGTAACGGTAGCTTTGAACCTGAAATCGTAAAGAAAAACCAGACCAGCATGACGAGTGAAATCGAAGAGAAGATTCTTTCTCTCTTCGCACTTGGCAATAGCTATTCCCAAATAGCCAAACACATAGAGGATTTTTACTGCGTAGGCTTCTCTAAAGCCACTATAAGCGCCGTAACCGACAAGATAATACCAATGCTTCAAGAGTGGAAAACAAGACCCTTAGAAGCTGTGTATCCATTTATATTCTTAGATGCCATTCACTACAAAGTAAAAGAGGATGGTCGCTACATCTCAAAAGCATTTTATACAGTGCTTGGTGTTCGAGTGGATGGCAAGAAAGAAGTCTTGGGACTTTACCTCAATGAAAGTGAAGGCGCCAAATTCTGGCTACAGGTGCTTACCGATTTGCAAAACCGTGGCGTTAAAGATATCCTCATTGCTTCGGTAGATGGGCTTAAAGGCTTTCCAGAAGCGATAAACTCAGTCTTTCCAGATACGGAGGTGCAACTCTGTGTAGTTCACCAAATACGCAACAGTCTCAAATATGTGGGCTCTGCTTATCAAAAACAATTTGCTAAAGAACTCAAAGCCGTCTATCAAGCTTTTACCAAAGAAGAAGCAGAATTTGAGCTTGATAAGTTGGAAGAAAAATGGGGTAAAAAATACCCTATCGTCTTTCAATCTTGGAGAAATAAATGGGATAATTTATCTGTCTACTTCCAATATCCAGAAGATATACGTAGAGTTATTTACACAACTAATATCATCGAATCAGTCCACCGCCAGTTTAGAACTCTAACGAAAACCAAAGGTGCTTTTCCCAATGATGATAGCCTGCTAAAACTACTTTATATGGGGATTCAAAATGCCCAGCAAAAATGGACTATGCCAATTAGAAACTGGAGCTTAACAATCTCTCAATTAGCCATTCACTTTGAGGGACGGCTTGATGACGCTTTAAACTTATGATACAATTTTAGGAATTATCCGATGTTGACACAGAATCTTGAACACTACCATATTTAAAATTAATCTCCAAAAGCATTCATGGTTTCCAATTGTTATTTTTTCATCATCTTTTTTCATAGCCTTTATTTGGAGTTTTTCTATTGATAAACCAGCTTTTATAAACTATATAGTTAGCACGTTTGGGATACTAGTAGTAATAAAATTTCTTTTTTTCTTTTTTCAACAAAAGCCATCAGCAGTAAATTTGTATAAAAAATATTTTTTTAAAAACCACTTTAGTGATTATTTAGGGTTACAATCGGAAATTGAAAATGAGTTAATTATATTGTTGAAAACATGGATTCCTAATGCTAATGATGATAAAAAGATAGTTTTGTTTGTTGATGATATAGATAGATGCAAGATAGAACAAGTTATTGATATAGTAGATGGATTAAGAGTAATTTTGGATAATCCAGAAATACATAAC from Sulfurospirillum multivorans DSM 12446 carries:
- a CDS encoding P-loop NTPase fold protein, with protein sequence MDELDSLLQVFKEIDNNLKNSMIKNRINLYNKDFDYEKLVKIIKEYIENFNILRETSEDELINDIKKKATNILSSTKEEYFNVHSFTNDAISLIEKVPHANINLKILKKSPMLIGAEIENKFYLYLLERNYQQEYILRNVRSRVSEQIRAEYDFVIQDIQKNIIAYIEVKVAKNKQILSNVVNQVRQKLYHDKNIAFYLVVYLSDTQKFIYILLDGEKEINLNEFPSYDELINNSPYQTLVKHTNWNNFVNSVDFQKLANIQKHKKDLNYEEGEKVRVFLNQYAISLQEKVPELKSYKWKLNQASTQIQWTDDNGFRLSFYKGDSLPTSTQINITFWASWYGGIFIKDNKNLIFSRPEIIDDLKKEYPNMEFAKDKQHVMAIHFKNGMPKENEVIVAIQQLLAILENIKSLNGSKSIESEVSTENGKNIAIPLQIAIKKKSEMQSVLGVEAVANTLSSVIVKEFDDSGMMIGIFGKWGRGKTHFSHRLWVSIEEKKSNYIRVSFSAWKYQDTKASWAYLYENIFAAYLDDLRNENTYIKKLKKWTTNNTWHKLVDNLDNFYIEKKKIFKGPFRILCQSGKITNTQGHRYEDRNRRRAICSRY
- a CDS encoding IS256 family transposase, which produces MKIEIDVEQFAQDIKAGKSIGGSNGALGSLIKQLTEAALAAEIDSHLSQDLNRNRKNGYSSKTMKSDHGAFELDVPRDRNGSFEPEIVKKNQTSMTSEIEEKILSLFALGNSYSQIAKHIEDFYCVGFSKATISAVTDKIIPMLQEWKTRPLEAVYPFIFLDAIHYKVKEDGRYISKAFYTVLGVRVDGKKEVLGLYLNESEGAKFWLQVLTDLQNRGVKDILIASVDGLKGFPEAINSVFPDTEVQLCVVHQIRNSLKYVGSAYQKQFAKELKAVYQAFTKEEAEFELDKLEEKWGKKYPIVFQSWRNKWDNLSVYFQYPEDIRRVIYTTNIIESVHRQFRTLTKTKGAFPNDDSLLKLLYMGIQNAQQKWTMPIRNWSLTISQLAIHFEGRLDDALNL